One window of the Anaeromyxobacter dehalogenans 2CP-C genome contains the following:
- the modB gene encoding molybdate ABC transporter permease subunit: MDAAALALSLKLAGLTTVVLLAVGLPLAWWLTVSRFRGKVLVEAVVALPLVLPPTVLGFYLLTGLGPRSPAGRVFEAVAGHPFPFSFAGLLVASVLYSLPFAVQPFAAALAGVDRRLVEASHTLGVSRLGTFLRVTLPLAWPGVIAGAVLSFAHTLGEFGVVLMVGGNIPGRTRTLAVAIFDHVEALEYAAAHRTAGLLLAISFGVLTLVYALQRRPAFRWNER; encoded by the coding sequence ATGGACGCCGCCGCGCTCGCGCTCTCGCTGAAGCTCGCCGGGCTCACCACGGTCGTCCTGCTCGCGGTGGGGCTGCCGCTCGCCTGGTGGCTCACGGTGAGCCGCTTCCGCGGGAAGGTGCTGGTGGAGGCGGTGGTGGCGCTCCCGCTCGTGCTCCCGCCCACCGTGCTCGGGTTCTACCTGCTCACCGGGCTCGGCCCGCGGAGCCCGGCCGGCCGGGTCTTCGAGGCCGTCGCCGGCCACCCGTTCCCGTTCTCCTTCGCCGGGCTGCTCGTCGCGTCCGTGCTCTACAGCCTCCCGTTCGCGGTCCAGCCGTTCGCCGCGGCGCTGGCGGGCGTGGACCGCCGGCTCGTCGAGGCCTCGCACACGCTCGGCGTCTCGCGCCTCGGGACGTTCCTGCGCGTGACCCTGCCGCTCGCCTGGCCGGGCGTGATCGCGGGCGCGGTGCTGAGCTTCGCGCACACGCTGGGCGAGTTCGGCGTCGTCCTCATGGTGGGCGGCAACATCCCGGGCAGGACGCGCACGCTGGCGGTCGCCATCTTCGACCACGTCGAGGCGCTCGAGTACGCCGCCGCCCACCGCACCGCGGGCCTCCTGCTCGCGATCTCCTTCGGCGTGCTCACGCTCGTCTACGCGCTCCAGCGCCGCCCGGCCTTCCGATGGAACGAGCGCTGA
- a CDS encoding carbohydrate binding family 9 domain-containing protein gives MKPIAAAISCLLAASAAAAEPGAPSADAVQAARTPRPIALDGRLDDEAWQAAPAYSRFVESFPTPGLPASFRTEVRVLYDDAMLYVGVVCFDPQPGAIVRQLARRDTDTTADRVEVAIDSGGGGRTAYVFTVNAAGVLRDQLVYADVNTTDSWDAVWDAAVAHDARGWSAELAIPLRQLRFSSAPEQEWGFVVRRYVPRTHQVFGTVLVPREANPLNPGNLVVSRFGRLEGLSELDPPRGLELLPYLAARATVRPQYSDPARPDPRLVDPLLDVGLDLRSPLGSGLTLTGAINPDFGQVESDQVIQNLQNSEPFFPEKRPFFMEGLDVFEPVGSEYGVQQQLFYSRRIGLDAPILGAVKVTGSARRGLELGVLSSVVMGAGNAALVPLGYGNPDPAALAPVEQDPDRRFRFRLRQPFRFGPEDALPSAHPVSTNYFAAVARQRLGGGATAGAMFTAATPLEPRCRRREFATDEDYRAAGCASRGSNALGLDLTVPGEWGGFAQVEASQAVGGPEGGRRLRDGTVLRAGDLGFGGHMRWGKLGGEPWRFEVQYLYEDAKLDLNDVGYQPLSDFQWVDLVGRYVRPNGFGPFHSFSADTTLDVNWDADGRMARSLNWWTSTKLQLPGYEELRVRLNVEHPQWDTREIAGSGIAFERTGHWYVTASLASDPHRELQGKVEVVYFRTMDEGPFGPSSGWSGSLTGTWRPHPRLETKLEASYEHKPQGPRWLETLADGTAVFGVQDPRFVSVTLRQQLVFTPRLSAQLYAQAFSSAIQWGDTFYGASVTGRRRVSWADLAPVPYAGDPAAHDATVNLNAVIRWEYRLGSTLYAVYTRSQSELPARDGDVPSGLGSPDLFRGRAVDTFLVKWSWWRGG, from the coding sequence TTGAAGCCGATCGCCGCCGCCATCAGCTGCCTGCTCGCCGCCTCGGCCGCCGCCGCGGAGCCGGGAGCGCCGAGCGCAGACGCCGTGCAGGCCGCGCGGACGCCACGGCCCATCGCGCTCGACGGGCGGCTCGACGACGAGGCGTGGCAGGCCGCGCCGGCGTACTCCCGCTTCGTCGAGAGCTTCCCGACGCCCGGGCTGCCGGCGAGCTTCCGCACCGAGGTCCGCGTCCTGTACGACGACGCCATGCTGTACGTGGGCGTGGTCTGCTTCGACCCGCAGCCCGGCGCCATCGTCCGGCAGCTCGCGCGGCGCGACACCGACACCACCGCGGACCGCGTCGAGGTCGCCATCGACTCGGGCGGGGGCGGGCGCACCGCCTACGTGTTCACGGTGAACGCCGCGGGAGTGCTCCGCGACCAGCTCGTCTACGCCGACGTGAACACCACCGACAGCTGGGACGCGGTGTGGGACGCGGCCGTGGCCCACGACGCGCGCGGCTGGTCGGCCGAGCTCGCCATCCCGCTGCGGCAGCTCCGGTTCTCCTCGGCGCCCGAGCAGGAGTGGGGCTTCGTGGTGCGCCGGTACGTGCCGCGGACGCACCAGGTGTTCGGCACGGTGCTGGTGCCGCGCGAGGCGAACCCGCTCAACCCGGGCAACCTGGTCGTCTCCCGGTTCGGCCGCCTGGAGGGGCTCTCGGAGCTGGACCCGCCGCGCGGCCTCGAGCTCCTCCCGTACCTCGCGGCGCGCGCCACGGTGCGGCCGCAGTACTCCGATCCGGCCCGGCCCGACCCGCGGCTGGTGGACCCGCTCCTCGACGTCGGGCTCGACCTGAGGTCGCCGCTCGGCTCGGGCCTCACGCTCACCGGCGCGATCAACCCCGACTTCGGCCAGGTCGAGAGCGACCAGGTCATCCAGAACCTCCAGAACTCGGAGCCGTTCTTCCCGGAGAAGCGCCCGTTCTTCATGGAGGGGCTCGACGTGTTCGAGCCGGTGGGCAGCGAGTACGGCGTGCAGCAGCAGCTGTTCTACTCGCGCCGGATCGGGCTCGACGCCCCCATCCTCGGCGCGGTCAAGGTCACCGGCAGCGCGCGCCGCGGGCTCGAGCTCGGCGTGCTCAGCTCGGTGGTCATGGGCGCCGGGAACGCGGCGCTCGTGCCGCTCGGCTACGGGAACCCGGATCCGGCCGCGCTCGCGCCGGTGGAGCAGGACCCCGACCGTCGCTTCCGCTTCCGCCTGCGCCAGCCGTTCCGGTTCGGCCCCGAGGACGCGCTCCCGTCGGCGCACCCGGTCAGCACCAACTACTTCGCCGCGGTGGCGCGGCAGCGGCTCGGCGGCGGCGCCACCGCCGGGGCCATGTTCACGGCGGCGACGCCGCTCGAGCCGCGCTGCCGGCGGCGCGAGTTCGCGACCGACGAGGACTACCGGGCGGCCGGGTGCGCGTCGCGCGGCTCCAACGCGCTCGGCCTCGACCTCACCGTGCCGGGCGAGTGGGGTGGCTTCGCGCAGGTGGAGGCCTCGCAGGCGGTGGGCGGCCCGGAGGGCGGGCGCCGCCTCCGCGACGGGACGGTGCTGCGCGCGGGCGACCTCGGCTTCGGCGGCCACATGCGATGGGGCAAGCTCGGCGGCGAGCCCTGGCGCTTCGAGGTGCAGTACCTCTACGAGGACGCGAAGCTCGACCTGAACGACGTCGGGTACCAGCCGCTCTCGGACTTCCAGTGGGTGGACCTCGTCGGGCGTTACGTCCGGCCCAACGGCTTCGGGCCGTTCCACTCGTTCAGCGCGGACACGACCCTGGACGTCAACTGGGACGCCGACGGGAGGATGGCCCGGAGCCTGAACTGGTGGACCTCGACGAAGCTGCAGCTCCCCGGCTACGAGGAGCTCCGGGTGCGCCTCAACGTCGAGCACCCGCAGTGGGACACGCGCGAGATCGCCGGCTCGGGCATCGCGTTCGAGCGCACCGGCCACTGGTACGTCACCGCGAGCCTGGCGTCCGACCCGCACCGCGAGCTGCAGGGCAAGGTCGAGGTCGTGTACTTCCGGACCATGGACGAGGGCCCGTTCGGCCCGTCGAGCGGCTGGTCCGGCTCGCTCACCGGGACCTGGCGGCCGCACCCGCGGCTCGAGACGAAGCTCGAGGCGAGCTACGAGCACAAGCCGCAGGGGCCGCGCTGGCTGGAGACGCTCGCCGATGGCACCGCGGTGTTCGGGGTCCAGGATCCGCGGTTCGTGTCGGTGACGCTGCGGCAGCAGCTCGTGTTCACCCCGCGGCTGAGCGCCCAGCTCTACGCGCAGGCGTTCAGCTCGGCCATCCAGTGGGGCGACACGTTCTACGGCGCGTCGGTGACCGGCCGCAGGCGCGTGTCCTGGGCCGACCTCGCGCCGGTCCCGTACGCGGGCGATCCGGCCGCGCACGACGCGACCGTGAACCTGAACGCCGTGATCCGGTGGGAGTATCGCCTCGGCTCGACGCTGTACGCGGTCTACACGCGCTCGCAGAGCGAGCTGCCCGCGCGCGACGGGGACGTGCCGAGCGGCCTCGGCTCGCCCGACCTGTTCCGCGGCCGGGCGGTGGACACGTTCCTCGTGAAGTGGAGCTGGTGGCGGGGCGGGTGA
- a CDS encoding immunoglobulin domain-containing protein — MPSRTSRTARAASARAWAPILVVLVGTLACGGSDDGNTVDLRLPELVTEPADQVAREGAAATFAAAISADTPAALRWERAAPGSTTWTAIPGATSATYTTAALAPADHGTRVRVVVTNDAGSRTSRAASLSVTWLHLVASPHDATTTAGSDVSFEAVFEGNPAPSIHWEQAPAGGAWTDIADATSGLYVLAACPVSGDGARFHAVAVNAYGEVTSADAVLDVAATQIAPAIDTQPADQTGDEGGRVTFAATVSGVPAPAVQWERQAPGAATWTAIPGATSGSYTTPALTPGDLGASYRLVATSAAGTATTRAAALTVRWLHLVSSPADVAVTVGDAATFTASFDGSPAPALHWEIQPPGGAWAAVPGAGGASWTFPAAALTDDGMRVRAVAVNAATAVQSLEAVLTVQERRVAPAIVAQPVDQAGDEGLTATFGATASGTPTPSLQWERRAPGSADWTPVAGATSGTYTTPALLAADDGASYRLVATSAEGRAESQPALLTVRWLHLVTPPASVTVVAGEAATFTVDFQGSPAPVLQWQSSVDGVAWSDLPGATSSTYAIAATVAGDDGLRLRAVATSAAAASPITSAEATLTVQTDPARIDVHPGESIQAAIDAAAPGTTIHVYPGTYAPDANAEAFLVFRPEKNGVVLRGEGATPGEVVLDGSQRVLHVLLFDQGIDRSTRVENLTITGGRAVPTELFQDGIVPEPLHPEIPQGAENRPLSDFYTDGAGAMLFRAAPTLDRVVVVENTSGHCGGGLSVFALPDAPWFLPDGPDIRNSEFLRNHTEGGGPANSGSLGAAIDVHLNGTRASVVNCLFVGNNGWGGQVTAMTGSTLSVRSSTFVGNLFDPSGPVGGVRLDGAVQAEVRDSIFVHQTGEVMPPIWNEGGATALQAAGNVYWDFTEGWIAPEGSGIEQDPLLVAGPRGDHYLSQTAAGQPADSPAVNAGSGLAAELLPGDWTTSTTGAADTGQLDAGYHYAP; from the coding sequence ATGCCGAGTCGCACTTCGCGCACCGCTCGTGCCGCCAGCGCACGCGCATGGGCGCCGATCCTGGTGGTGCTGGTGGGCACGCTCGCTTGCGGCGGGAGCGACGACGGGAACACGGTGGACCTCCGGCTGCCGGAGCTGGTCACCGAGCCCGCGGATCAGGTCGCGCGCGAGGGCGCGGCCGCGACGTTCGCCGCGGCGATCTCCGCCGACACGCCCGCCGCGCTTCGCTGGGAGCGCGCGGCCCCGGGCTCCACCACCTGGACGGCGATCCCGGGCGCGACGAGCGCCACGTACACCACCGCGGCCCTGGCGCCGGCCGATCACGGCACCCGGGTGCGCGTGGTCGTGACGAACGACGCGGGCTCGCGCACCAGCCGCGCGGCCTCGCTCTCGGTGACCTGGCTGCACCTGGTCGCGTCGCCTCACGACGCGACCACGACCGCCGGCTCGGACGTGTCGTTCGAGGCCGTGTTCGAGGGGAACCCGGCGCCCTCGATCCACTGGGAGCAGGCGCCGGCGGGCGGCGCGTGGACGGACATCGCCGACGCCACGTCCGGCCTCTACGTGCTGGCGGCCTGCCCCGTGTCGGGCGACGGCGCCCGCTTCCACGCGGTGGCCGTGAACGCGTACGGCGAGGTGACGAGCGCCGACGCGGTGCTCGACGTCGCCGCCACGCAGATCGCGCCCGCCATCGACACGCAGCCGGCCGACCAGACCGGCGACGAGGGCGGGCGGGTCACCTTCGCCGCGACCGTCTCCGGCGTGCCCGCGCCGGCGGTGCAGTGGGAGCGGCAGGCGCCGGGGGCGGCCACGTGGACCGCGATCCCGGGCGCCACCTCGGGCTCGTACACCACGCCCGCGCTGACGCCCGGCGACCTCGGCGCCAGCTACCGCCTCGTCGCGACCAGCGCGGCGGGGACCGCCACCACCCGGGCCGCCGCGCTCACGGTGCGGTGGCTGCACCTCGTGTCCTCGCCCGCCGACGTCGCGGTGACGGTCGGCGACGCCGCCACGTTCACGGCCTCGTTCGACGGCAGCCCGGCCCCGGCGCTCCACTGGGAGATCCAGCCGCCGGGCGGCGCCTGGGCCGCGGTGCCCGGCGCCGGCGGCGCGAGCTGGACGTTCCCGGCGGCCGCGCTGACCGACGACGGCATGCGCGTCCGTGCCGTCGCCGTGAACGCGGCCACGGCCGTGCAGAGCCTCGAGGCGGTGCTGACGGTCCAGGAGCGCCGGGTCGCGCCCGCGATCGTGGCGCAGCCGGTGGACCAGGCCGGCGACGAGGGCCTGACGGCCACGTTCGGCGCGACGGCGTCGGGCACGCCCACCCCGTCGCTGCAGTGGGAGCGGCGCGCGCCGGGCAGCGCGGACTGGACGCCCGTCGCCGGCGCGACCTCCGGGACGTACACCACGCCCGCGCTCCTGGCGGCCGACGACGGCGCCAGCTACCGGCTCGTGGCGACCAGCGCCGAAGGGCGCGCGGAGAGCCAGCCGGCGCTGCTGACGGTCCGCTGGCTGCACCTGGTCACGCCGCCCGCCAGCGTCACCGTGGTCGCCGGCGAGGCCGCCACGTTCACGGTGGACTTCCAGGGCAGCCCGGCGCCCGTCCTCCAGTGGCAGTCGTCGGTGGACGGGGTCGCGTGGAGCGATCTCCCCGGCGCGACCTCGAGCACGTACGCCATCGCGGCCACCGTGGCGGGCGACGACGGGCTCCGCCTGCGCGCGGTCGCCACCAGCGCCGCCGCCGCGTCGCCGATCACGAGCGCCGAGGCGACGCTCACCGTGCAGACGGATCCGGCGCGCATCGACGTGCACCCGGGCGAGTCCATCCAGGCCGCCATCGACGCGGCGGCCCCGGGGACGACCATCCACGTGTACCCGGGGACGTACGCCCCCGACGCGAACGCCGAGGCGTTCCTGGTGTTCCGTCCGGAGAAGAACGGCGTCGTGCTGCGCGGCGAGGGCGCGACCCCGGGCGAGGTGGTCCTCGACGGCAGCCAGCGCGTCCTGCACGTCCTGCTCTTCGATCAGGGCATCGATCGCAGCACGCGGGTCGAGAACCTCACGATCACCGGCGGCCGCGCCGTGCCCACCGAGCTGTTCCAGGACGGCATCGTCCCGGAGCCGCTCCACCCCGAGATCCCGCAGGGTGCGGAGAACCGCCCGCTGAGCGACTTCTACACCGACGGCGCGGGCGCCATGCTGTTCCGGGCCGCGCCGACGCTCGACAGGGTGGTCGTCGTCGAGAACACCTCCGGCCACTGCGGCGGCGGCCTCTCGGTGTTCGCGCTTCCCGACGCGCCCTGGTTCCTCCCGGACGGCCCGGACATCCGGAACAGCGAGTTCCTGCGCAACCACACCGAGGGTGGAGGCCCCGCGAACTCCGGCAGCCTCGGCGCGGCCATCGACGTTCACCTCAACGGAACGCGCGCGAGCGTCGTGAACTGCCTGTTCGTCGGGAACAACGGCTGGGGCGGCCAGGTGACCGCGATGACCGGATCGACGCTGTCCGTCCGGAGCTCGACGTTCGTCGGCAACCTGTTCGATCCCTCGGGGCCGGTGGGTGGCGTCCGGCTGGACGGCGCCGTGCAGGCCGAGGTGCGCGACAGCATCTTCGTGCACCAGACGGGTGAGGTCATGCCGCCGATCTGGAACGAGGGAGGCGCGACGGCGCTGCAGGCCGCCGGGAACGTCTACTGGGACTTCACGGAAGGGTGGATCGCGCCGGAGGGCTCCGGGATCGAGCAGGACCCGCTCCTCGTCGCCGGCCCGCGTGGCGACCACTACCTGTCCCAGACGGCCGCGGGTCAGCCCGCGGACAGCCCCGCCGTGAACGCGGGCTCCGGGCTCGCGGCGGAGCTGCTCCCGGGCGACTGGACCACCAGCACGACGGGTGCGGCCGATACCGGGCAGCTCGACGCCGGCTATCACTACGCGCCCTAG
- a CDS encoding winged helix-turn-helix domain-containing protein — protein sequence MTTLTPSEARAFLVGHHLLRAPELPPGPDGVRALLERLRCIQLDPLDPLGTNADLVALARVDGIAKGDVYRHLLPGHAFEHFAKERCLLPAGAFPWYRAELAIEAPWWSHAERLRRLPPGVVEKVLDEVRARGPVAADDLTDHGPVERLDWSGWKGTPRAAKMALEVLQTRCEVVVCGRSARGKVYDVPERALPGAAGARVHPRGRSRARRAEAFHRWAVVERVEAAGLLSTAGGATWSMLEPARRARLPEALVSEGAVEAVQVAGSRRTFLAPRGFAGRRHPPPDGRVRLLGPLDPLLWDRGLVRAAFGFDYTWEVYRPAHLRRFGWYVCPLLQGDALVGRLDGAVRDGALRVRAVWVERGAALDRADLLACLERHAAACGARRVVLPRGFRVNRP from the coding sequence ATGACGACCCTCACGCCCTCGGAAGCCCGCGCCTTCCTCGTCGGCCACCACCTGCTCCGCGCACCGGAGCTCCCGCCCGGCCCGGACGGCGTCCGCGCGCTGCTCGAGCGCCTCCGCTGCATCCAGCTCGACCCGCTCGATCCGCTCGGGACGAACGCGGACCTGGTGGCGCTGGCGCGCGTGGACGGCATCGCCAAGGGCGACGTGTACCGGCACCTCCTCCCCGGCCACGCGTTCGAGCACTTCGCCAAGGAGCGGTGCCTGCTGCCCGCGGGCGCGTTCCCTTGGTATCGCGCCGAGCTCGCGATCGAGGCGCCGTGGTGGTCGCACGCCGAGCGGCTGCGGCGCCTGCCGCCGGGCGTGGTGGAGAAGGTCCTCGACGAGGTCCGGGCCCGCGGCCCCGTCGCCGCGGACGACCTCACCGACCACGGGCCGGTGGAGCGGCTCGACTGGAGCGGCTGGAAGGGCACGCCGCGCGCCGCGAAGATGGCGCTCGAGGTCCTGCAGACGCGCTGCGAGGTGGTGGTGTGCGGGCGCTCCGCGCGCGGCAAGGTCTACGACGTCCCGGAGCGCGCCCTGCCCGGCGCGGCCGGGGCGCGCGTCCACCCGCGCGGCCGGTCGCGGGCGCGCCGCGCCGAGGCGTTCCACCGCTGGGCGGTGGTCGAGCGGGTGGAGGCCGCCGGCCTCCTCTCCACCGCCGGCGGCGCCACCTGGTCGATGCTGGAGCCGGCGCGCCGCGCGCGCCTCCCGGAGGCGCTCGTGTCCGAGGGCGCGGTGGAGGCCGTCCAGGTCGCCGGGTCGCGGCGGACGTTCCTCGCGCCGCGCGGCTTCGCTGGCCGCCGCCACCCGCCGCCCGACGGCCGCGTCCGCCTGCTCGGCCCGCTCGACCCGCTGCTCTGGGACCGCGGCCTCGTCCGCGCCGCGTTCGGCTTCGACTACACCTGGGAGGTCTACCGGCCCGCGCACCTGCGGCGCTTCGGCTGGTACGTGTGCCCGCTGCTCCAGGGCGACGCGCTGGTGGGCCGGCTCGACGGCGCGGTGCGGGACGGCGCGCTCCGCGTCCGGGCGGTGTGGGTGGAGCGGGGCGCCGCGCTCGATCGCGCCGATCTCCTCGCCTGCCTGGAGCGCCACGCGGCCGCCTGCGGCGCGAGGCGCGTGGTCCTGCCGCGAGGGTTCCGGGTGAACCGTCCGTGA
- a CDS encoding CoA-binding protein has product MTLPIDRARELLAARRIAVAGVSRDEKDFSRYLFRELVARGYDVVPVNPALAEVDGRLAFASLADVEPPVEAAIVVTPRSATEAVVADALRAGIRRIWLHRGAGAGSATPGALALCRASGVEPVHDLCPFMVLTGASFPHRFHGFFRRHLGHEHAPSPA; this is encoded by the coding sequence ATGACGCTCCCCATCGATCGTGCCCGCGAGCTCCTCGCCGCGCGCCGCATCGCCGTCGCCGGCGTGTCGCGCGACGAGAAGGACTTCAGCCGCTACCTGTTCCGCGAGCTCGTGGCCCGCGGCTACGACGTCGTCCCGGTGAACCCGGCGCTCGCCGAGGTGGACGGCCGCCTCGCCTTCGCGTCGCTCGCCGACGTCGAGCCGCCCGTCGAGGCCGCCATCGTCGTCACCCCGCGCTCCGCGACCGAGGCCGTGGTCGCCGACGCGCTCCGCGCCGGCATCCGGCGGATCTGGCTGCACCGCGGCGCCGGCGCCGGCTCGGCCACCCCGGGCGCGCTGGCCCTGTGCCGCGCCAGCGGCGTCGAGCCCGTCCACGACCTCTGCCCGTTCATGGTCCTGACCGGCGCCTCGTTCCCGCACCGGTTCCACGGGTTCTTCCGGCGCCACCTCGGGCACGAGCACGCGCCGTCGCCGGCCTGA
- a CDS encoding DUF2199 domain-containing protein: MGRGRCDQCGEEHEELEPAFRRPDAVFAVPEEERADRVRESDDLASIDGEAFFIRCVAPIPVRGREEPYRWGFWVKVARDDFEAYRRTFDGGAPPDHPGFRGTLANQSHVLPPTLGLEVHVHLGRGRQRPSLMLLDGSHVLTRAQEIGVVPAVIRAWSEQCAHGTLAAPPDASEPERAATLEEEGWRLLRPGEVGREAEALAAPPAPGDLVKASFAFVAAGPHGELTERTEHMWVQLDAVREDGWWGGALDDQPFVPGPLAAGTRVWLRAEHVLAFRSGAPGAPGARAGGGDPAPARRVSSLRRWLRRVRGDA, from the coding sequence ATGGGGCGTGGGCGCTGCGACCAGTGCGGAGAGGAGCACGAGGAGCTCGAGCCCGCCTTCCGCCGGCCGGACGCGGTGTTCGCGGTGCCCGAGGAGGAGCGGGCCGACCGGGTGCGCGAGTCGGACGACCTCGCCTCCATCGACGGCGAGGCGTTCTTCATCCGCTGCGTGGCGCCGATCCCGGTGCGCGGGCGCGAGGAGCCGTATCGCTGGGGCTTCTGGGTGAAGGTCGCGCGGGACGACTTCGAGGCGTACCGGCGGACCTTCGACGGCGGCGCGCCCCCCGACCACCCCGGGTTCCGGGGCACGCTCGCGAACCAGTCGCACGTCCTCCCGCCCACGCTCGGGCTCGAGGTGCACGTCCACCTCGGCCGAGGCCGGCAGCGGCCCAGCCTCATGCTGCTGGACGGCTCGCACGTCCTCACGCGGGCGCAGGAGATCGGCGTCGTGCCCGCCGTGATCCGCGCCTGGTCGGAGCAGTGCGCCCACGGCACGCTCGCGGCGCCGCCGGACGCGTCGGAGCCCGAGCGCGCGGCCACGCTGGAGGAGGAGGGCTGGAGGTTGCTCCGTCCCGGCGAGGTGGGGCGCGAGGCCGAGGCGCTCGCGGCGCCGCCCGCGCCGGGCGACCTCGTGAAGGCGTCGTTCGCGTTCGTCGCCGCGGGGCCGCACGGCGAGCTCACCGAGCGGACCGAGCACATGTGGGTGCAGCTCGACGCGGTGCGCGAGGACGGCTGGTGGGGCGGAGCGCTCGACGACCAGCCGTTCGTCCCGGGGCCGCTCGCGGCCGGCACGCGCGTCTGGCTGCGCGCCGAGCACGTGCTCGCGTTCCGCTCCGGCGCGCCGGGCGCCCCGGGCGCGCGCGCCGGCGGCGGGGATCCGGCGCCGGCGAGGCGGGTCAGCAGCCTCCGCCGCTGGCTCCGCCGGGTGCGCGGCGACGCCTGA
- the tsaA gene encoding tRNA (N6-threonylcarbamoyladenosine(37)-N6)-methyltransferase TrmO: MTVTPPGADAPLLRPIGVIRSAITARGDAPKQGSEGAPDAWLEVYPWAADGLDGIAAGDALLVVTWLHRGDRSVLRVHPRGDRRNPVTGVFATRSPDRPNPLGLHPVTVRAIDGRRLRIGPIEAIDGTPVVDLKPVLA, encoded by the coding sequence ATGACCGTCACCCCGCCCGGAGCCGACGCGCCCCTGCTGCGTCCCATCGGCGTGATCCGCTCGGCGATCACCGCCCGCGGCGACGCGCCGAAGCAGGGCTCGGAGGGCGCGCCGGACGCGTGGCTGGAGGTGTACCCGTGGGCCGCCGACGGCCTGGACGGCATCGCCGCCGGCGACGCGCTCCTGGTCGTCACCTGGCTGCACCGCGGCGACCGCTCCGTGCTCCGCGTCCACCCGCGGGGCGATCGGCGCAACCCGGTGACGGGCGTGTTCGCCACCCGCTCGCCGGACCGGCCCAACCCGCTCGGCCTGCACCCGGTCACCGTCCGCGCGATCGACGGCCGGCGCCTGCGCATCGGCCCCATCGAGGCGATCGACGGCACTCCGGTGGTGGACCTCAAGCCCGTGCTGGCGTGA
- a CDS encoding ABC transporter ATP-binding protein — MERALTFDVVRRFPRGPTIRARASWPLGREAVTVLFGPSGSGKTTVLRALAGLDRPDAGAISFERETWFDAGRRVFVPPQARGIGLLFQDHALFPHLSVAANVGYGLHRLPRAAREARVAEVAERFGIRELLPRRPGQLSGGQRQRVALARALAPRPRLLLLDEPLSALDAPAREALRGELRHLLESSGVPAVVVTHDRTEALALGDRLAVLLDGTVRQVGPVHEVFSAPVDAEVARVVGTENVFPSRLLRRHDGLVVVRAGAAELVALDPGGLEDEAYACVRAEDVVLEPHDGEHATSARNRLAGVVAARRDEGPLVRITVDVGVRLVALVTRASAERLGLVAGREVTAMVKAPSVRLVPRRA, encoded by the coding sequence ATGGAACGAGCGCTGACCTTCGACGTCGTCCGGCGGTTCCCGCGCGGCCCCACCATCCGGGCGCGGGCGAGCTGGCCGCTCGGGCGCGAGGCCGTCACGGTGCTGTTCGGACCCTCGGGATCGGGCAAGACGACGGTCTTGCGCGCGCTCGCCGGGCTCGACCGGCCCGACGCCGGCGCCATCTCGTTCGAGCGCGAGACCTGGTTCGACGCGGGCCGGCGGGTGTTCGTCCCGCCCCAGGCGCGCGGGATCGGGCTGCTGTTCCAGGACCACGCGCTGTTCCCGCACCTCTCGGTCGCGGCGAACGTCGGGTACGGCCTCCACCGCCTGCCGCGCGCGGCGCGGGAGGCGCGCGTGGCCGAGGTCGCGGAACGGTTCGGGATCCGGGAGCTGCTGCCGCGCCGCCCCGGGCAGCTCTCCGGCGGCCAGCGCCAGCGGGTGGCGCTCGCCCGCGCGCTCGCGCCGCGGCCGCGCCTGCTGCTCCTCGACGAGCCGCTCTCGGCGCTCGACGCGCCGGCCCGCGAGGCGCTGCGCGGCGAGCTCCGCCACCTGCTCGAGTCGTCCGGCGTGCCCGCCGTGGTCGTGACCCACGACCGCACCGAGGCGCTCGCGCTCGGCGACCGGCTCGCGGTGCTCCTCGACGGCACCGTCCGCCAGGTCGGCCCGGTCCACGAGGTGTTCTCGGCCCCGGTGGACGCGGAGGTGGCGCGGGTGGTCGGGACGGAGAACGTGTTCCCGTCGCGCCTCCTCCGCCGCCACGATGGCCTCGTCGTGGTGCGCGCCGGCGCCGCCGAGCTCGTCGCCCTCGACCCCGGCGGCCTGGAGGACGAGGCGTATGCCTGCGTCCGGGCCGAGGACGTGGTGCTCGAGCCGCACGACGGCGAGCACGCCACCTCCGCGCGAAACCGGCTCGCGGGCGTGGTGGCGGCGCGCCGCGACGAGGGCCCGCTCGTCCGGATCACGGTGGACGTCGGCGTCCGGCTGGTCGCGCTCGTCACCCGCGCCAGCGCCGAGCGGCTCGGCCTCGTCGCCGGCCGCGAGGTCACCGCGATGGTGAAGGCGCCCAGCGTCCGGCTCGTCCCCCGGCGGGCCTGA